The Cryomorphaceae bacterium genome contains a region encoding:
- the tsaD gene encoding tRNA (adenosine(37)-N6)-threonylcarbamoyltransferase complex transferase subunit TsaD, translating into MKSNDTFILAIESSCDDTSAAVLQNTKVLANVVANQEVHREFGGVVPELASRAHQQHIVPVVDAAIRRAGIEHSHLSAIAFTVGPGLMGSLHVGVAFAKSLALAWKIPMLEVHHMRAHILAHFIDDAGPEKPEFPFLCLTVSGGHTQIVRIDSAHDMTILGQTIDDAAGEAFDKAAKVLGLPYPGGPLVDKLAREGNPERFSFPHPAVKGLDYSFSGLKTSLLYFLRDRQAEEPDFIQNNLNDICAGYQRAIVSFLMSKLKKAAERENIRHIAIAGGVSANSELRNTMLSMQERHGWKVYIPKFEYCTDNAAMIGAAGYFAFQKEQFTDFSVSPKPGFGFDLGR; encoded by the coding sequence ATGAAAAGCAACGATACATTTATACTGGCCATTGAATCATCGTGCGATGATACCTCGGCGGCTGTGCTGCAAAACACAAAGGTATTGGCCAATGTAGTGGCCAACCAGGAGGTACACCGAGAATTTGGCGGGGTGGTGCCCGAGCTGGCGTCCAGAGCGCACCAACAACACATTGTTCCGGTGGTAGATGCGGCCATTCGTCGCGCCGGAATTGAACACAGCCACCTGAGCGCCATTGCCTTTACCGTGGGGCCCGGACTGATGGGAAGTTTGCACGTAGGGGTAGCCTTTGCCAAATCGCTGGCATTGGCCTGGAAGATACCCATGCTCGAAGTGCATCACATGCGGGCCCACATTCTGGCGCATTTCATTGACGATGCCGGTCCTGAAAAACCGGAGTTTCCCTTTTTATGCCTCACTGTTTCAGGAGGTCATACCCAAATTGTGCGGATAGACAGTGCGCACGATATGACCATACTGGGGCAAACCATTGACGATGCGGCGGGCGAGGCCTTTGACAAAGCAGCCAAGGTGCTGGGGCTCCCCTACCCGGGCGGTCCGCTGGTAGATAAGCTGGCTCGCGAAGGAAACCCTGAGAGGTTTTCATTTCCGCACCCAGCTGTAAAAGGACTGGATTACAGTTTCAGCGGGCTTAAAACCTCCTTACTCTACTTTCTTCGCGACCGGCAAGCTGAAGAACCCGACTTTATTCAAAATAACCTCAACGACATCTGCGCGGGCTATCAACGGGCCATCGTGAGTTTTTTGATGAGCAAACTGAAAAAGGCTGCTGAACGCGAAAACATTCGGCACATAGCCATCGCGGGCGGTGTTTCGGCCAACAGTGAATTGCGCAATACCATGCTCTCCATGCAGGAAAGGCATGGTTGGAAAGTGTACATCCCGAAATTTGAATACTGCACAGACAATGCTGCCATGATTGGCGCGGCCGGATACTTTGCTTTTCAGAAAGAGCAATTTACTGATTTCTCGGTAAGCCCTAAACCCGGGTTTGGCTTCGATTTGGGTAGGTGA
- a CDS encoding translocation/assembly module TamB, with amino-acid sequence MLLLGYSLNVALRLPVVQTFVTAKVATWLGNQLGTRIEVQAVHFEFFDTFTLKGLYIEDQQGDTLLYTERLRLNLEILRFRTEVAEFDLIQFDRPVFYLEINEDSVGGTNLDFIVNYFRPAQPDTMDKPHWSLYTDDLRINDAHFRLRKRGADHKEFGMDFENLDVHDIQLRFEKVEWLADTLYADVQHITLKEQSGFVINELQGLLKLSSGGLEFQNLMLETPNSELKGELSFHHNNFRAYRQFVDSVRIRSRFEGSVLGFRDVSYFAPGLEGFRQQIGVDGRIRGSISNLKGTGMKIHLGDDSYFLGNCDLIGLPNVQSTYMNLDVRKVLLTYTDLQQIQIPPFKDLRYLTVPDEFKTLGTMRFNGQFTGFFNSFVAFGNLRTDIGNLGLDLGIEQPETAGEAAYSGLLVSDQFDFGRFFGMEDLGRVAANVEVKGSGFSLDNVNAEVRGKIDQLVFRDYSYEDISVGAQLERNLFNGKMSINDRNISLDFDGLIDLRADTAQLDFVSNIFHMDFGALNLLPLKQYSSLTTRLEVGIQAVNVNQFKGEATAISTLLCIGQEDDDEHEFDLGDVWLSSAREADRGRVLLQSAVADAEIVGKFQVQTLANSFLSVVHSALPALFENRDTPWEVAEQRFDYSVVVKDFSMVSDWLLPALGMNEGATFEGVYDSKRMFFQISSQIPELRTGGVRFKNFTFDAENNNGILVAEAAAEALPFSDSLHFEHLDLRLKAQQDQFDADFFFTDRASRGKQSHIPFSGEFLGPRTFHFDLDTVSVHLLDEHWISLESSSLDVDSTAFTFSQFRMHSDTRMVGIHGTVSEDMEQALAFEIVNLNIDIINRLTPENVPNFFGILNADGQMKGADEGRDINSTIDLSRFKIEDQEVGTLHVDARWNLQQALLDISGQMRFRDTETIAIEGTYNPQLEEDPLDVQFELDGLSLAILNSIIPGGVSDFTGGAHGKLKASGTFREPKFHGDLTLRDASVKVDYLNTRYFVDDKVVVRPDFIGFNYIPIRDEEGNPGRMIGTLFHENFRDFTYHFYVEMERFLCLNTTMYDNDLFYGKAYGTGTVNITGYEDNLDIEVSATSKPGTMIFLPLGGPKEVTLERFVSFVSADGIVEAPAELDLTGIRLVMDIETTPDMLVELVFDESLGDMMRVRGSGPINMEISSDGQFTMFGRYEIEQGEYLFTLQNIINKRFSIQRGSVIGWYGDPYNADIDLRAVYKLRASLADLMGEFAEGFTSRVPVNLVLKLTNKLMNPDVDFSVELPTSDESMQNLVNSVLSSEEEKNKQAFALLVLNRFLPPSNRAAVTAGGQMNIGAATTTEMMSNQLSNWLSQISDDFNVGVNYRPGDNITNEELAVALSTQLLNDRLLLSGSFGVANSPANVTAETNNQVIGDFMAEYLITEDGKLRLKVFSESADYNILQTYRTGSMQGAGIAYQEDFNSFADLACKLRNMLRKRGDRVVCDDLYR; translated from the coding sequence TTGTTGCTGTTGGGATATTCTCTCAACGTTGCGCTTCGATTGCCTGTGGTGCAAACATTTGTGACCGCCAAAGTGGCTACGTGGTTGGGCAATCAGCTCGGTACACGCATTGAAGTACAAGCCGTGCATTTCGAATTCTTCGACACTTTTACCCTCAAGGGGTTGTACATTGAAGATCAGCAAGGCGATACCTTGCTCTACACCGAGCGGCTGAGGCTCAATCTCGAAATTTTGCGGTTCAGAACCGAGGTGGCAGAGTTTGACTTGATTCAGTTCGACCGGCCGGTTTTTTACCTTGAAATCAACGAAGATTCAGTGGGAGGCACGAACCTCGATTTTATCGTGAATTATTTTCGGCCGGCGCAGCCCGATACTATGGATAAACCCCACTGGTCGCTCTATACGGACGATCTAAGAATCAATGACGCTCACTTCAGGCTGCGCAAACGGGGAGCAGACCATAAAGAATTCGGAATGGATTTCGAAAACCTCGATGTGCACGATATCCAATTGCGCTTCGAAAAAGTTGAATGGCTGGCCGATACACTCTACGCGGATGTGCAGCACATTACACTGAAAGAGCAAAGTGGTTTTGTAATTAATGAGTTGCAGGGTTTGCTCAAGCTTTCCTCCGGCGGACTCGAGTTTCAAAACCTCATGTTGGAAACGCCCAACTCGGAGCTAAAAGGAGAGCTGAGTTTTCACCACAACAACTTCAGAGCCTACCGGCAGTTTGTAGATTCGGTTAGAATTCGTTCGCGTTTTGAAGGAAGTGTTTTGGGGTTCAGGGATGTGAGCTACTTCGCCCCCGGGCTGGAAGGCTTTCGGCAGCAAATTGGGGTGGACGGACGCATCCGCGGCTCCATTTCCAATCTCAAAGGCACCGGAATGAAAATTCACCTGGGAGACGACTCCTATTTTCTTGGGAACTGTGATTTAATAGGTCTGCCCAATGTGCAGTCAACCTACATGAACCTGGATGTGCGCAAGGTATTGCTGACCTACACCGATTTGCAGCAAATTCAAATTCCGCCTTTTAAGGACCTGCGATACCTTACCGTACCTGATGAATTTAAAACATTGGGAACGATGCGTTTTAACGGACAATTCACGGGCTTTTTCAACAGCTTTGTGGCTTTTGGGAACCTCAGAACCGACATCGGAAACCTGGGGCTTGACCTTGGCATTGAACAACCGGAAACTGCCGGCGAAGCGGCCTATTCCGGCTTGTTGGTGAGTGACCAGTTTGATTTTGGGCGCTTTTTCGGGATGGAAGATCTGGGCAGGGTAGCAGCCAATGTTGAAGTGAAAGGAAGCGGATTTTCGCTCGATAATGTCAATGCTGAAGTTCGGGGAAAAATCGACCAGCTTGTTTTCAGGGATTACTCCTACGAGGATATCTCGGTCGGCGCGCAACTTGAGCGCAACCTCTTTAACGGAAAAATGAGCATCAACGACCGCAACATCAGCCTCGATTTTGATGGTTTGATTGATCTTCGGGCCGATACAGCGCAACTGGATTTTGTGAGCAACATCTTCCACATGGATTTTGGCGCGCTGAACTTGCTTCCGCTCAAGCAGTATTCCAGCCTTACCACGCGTCTGGAAGTGGGGATTCAAGCCGTGAACGTGAACCAGTTCAAGGGCGAAGCCACGGCGATTTCAACCCTGCTTTGCATCGGTCAGGAAGACGACGACGAACACGAATTTGACCTAGGTGATGTATGGCTTTCATCGGCACGTGAGGCTGATCGCGGACGGGTCTTGCTGCAGTCAGCCGTGGCAGATGCCGAAATTGTGGGCAAATTTCAGGTGCAAACCCTTGCCAACAGCTTTCTCTCAGTAGTTCACTCAGCATTGCCTGCGCTGTTTGAAAATCGCGATACCCCGTGGGAAGTCGCCGAGCAGCGTTTCGATTACTCTGTAGTAGTGAAAGATTTCTCCATGGTGAGCGACTGGCTCTTGCCCGCCCTCGGAATGAATGAAGGCGCCACCTTTGAGGGAGTCTATGATTCCAAGCGAATGTTCTTTCAAATCAGCTCACAAATTCCCGAGCTTCGAACAGGCGGGGTGCGCTTCAAAAATTTCACCTTCGACGCCGAAAACAACAACGGTATTCTTGTGGCCGAAGCCGCAGCAGAAGCATTGCCCTTTAGCGATAGCCTGCACTTTGAACACCTCGACCTGCGCCTCAAAGCACAGCAAGACCAGTTTGACGCCGACTTTTTCTTTACTGATCGCGCAAGCCGCGGAAAACAAAGCCACATTCCCTTTTCAGGAGAGTTTCTGGGTCCGCGTACTTTCCACTTCGATTTGGATACTGTAAGTGTGCATTTGCTCGACGAGCACTGGATAAGCCTTGAAAGCAGCTCGCTGGATGTAGATTCAACTGCGTTTACCTTTTCGCAATTCCGGATGCACAGTGATACGCGCATGGTGGGTATTCACGGGACCGTTTCCGAAGACATGGAACAAGCCCTCGCCTTTGAAATCGTGAACCTCAATATTGATATCATCAACCGCCTTACGCCTGAAAATGTTCCTAACTTTTTTGGAATCCTCAACGCCGACGGGCAAATGAAAGGAGCCGACGAGGGGCGCGATATCAACAGCACCATTGACCTCAGCCGCTTTAAAATTGAAGACCAGGAAGTGGGAACCCTGCACGTGGATGCCCGTTGGAATCTTCAACAAGCCCTGCTCGATATCAGCGGACAAATGCGCTTTCGCGATACGGAAACCATTGCCATTGAAGGAACCTACAATCCGCAATTAGAAGAAGATCCGCTGGATGTACAGTTTGAGCTCGACGGTCTCAGTCTGGCCATTCTCAACAGCATCATTCCCGGAGGGGTGAGCGATTTTACCGGTGGAGCCCACGGCAAGCTCAAAGCCTCCGGAACTTTTCGAGAGCCCAAATTTCACGGCGACCTGACCCTGCGCGATGCCAGTGTAAAAGTGGACTACCTCAATACCAGGTATTTTGTGGATGATAAGGTGGTGGTACGCCCCGACTTTATTGGTTTTAACTACATTCCCATCAGGGACGAGGAAGGCAATCCCGGTAGAATGATCGGTACGCTTTTTCATGAGAATTTCCGCGATTTTACCTACCACTTTTATGTAGAGATGGAGCGTTTTCTTTGTCTCAACACCACCATGTACGACAACGACCTGTTCTACGGAAAGGCATACGGAACGGGCACGGTAAACATCACCGGCTATGAAGACAATCTGGATATAGAGGTGAGCGCAACTTCCAAACCCGGTACCATGATTTTCCTTCCGCTCGGAGGCCCCAAGGAGGTAACCTTGGAGCGCTTTGTGAGCTTTGTAAGTGCCGATGGTATAGTAGAGGCCCCCGCAGAACTCGACCTCACGGGTATCCGGCTGGTGATGGACATAGAAACCACACCCGATATGCTGGTAGAGCTTGTTTTTGACGAAAGCCTGGGCGATATGATGCGCGTGCGCGGAAGTGGTCCTATCAACATGGAAATCAGCAGCGACGGACAGTTCACCATGTTCGGGCGCTACGAAATAGAACAAGGGGAGTACCTTTTTACGTTGCAAAACATTATCAACAAACGTTTTAGTATTCAGCGTGGTAGTGTGATAGGGTGGTACGGAGATCCTTACAACGCAGATATTGACCTGCGGGCAGTGTATAAACTCAGGGCTTCACTTGCCGATTTGATGGGTGAATTTGCCGAGGGATTTACCAGTCGGGTTCCGGTAAACCTTGTGCTCAAACTCACCAACAAGCTCATGAATCCTGATGTGGATTTCAGTGTAGAATTGCCTACTTCCGACGAGAGTATGCAAAACCTTGTAAACAGCGTGCTCAGCTCCGAAGAAGAAAAAAACAAACAGGCTTTTGCGCTTCTGGTTCTCAACAGGTTTTTACCTCCCTCAAACCGGGCGGCGGTAACGGCAGGAGGGCAGATGAACATCGGCGCGGCCACCACCACCGAAATGATGTCGAATCAATTGAGCAACTGGTTGTCGCAAATTTCCGACGACTTTAACGTGGGGGTCAATTACCGCCCGGGCGATAACATCACCAACGAAGAACTTGCCGTGGCGCTCTCCACGCAATTGCTCAACGACCGTCTGCTGCTGAGCGGTAGTTTTGGTGTGGCCAACAGTCCGGCCAACGTTACAGCCGAAACCAACAACCAGGTAATCGGCGACTTTATGGCTGAGTACCTCATCACCGAGGACGGTAAACTAAGACTGAAAGTGTTCAGTGAATCAGCTGATTACAATATCCTTCAAACCTACCGTACGGGTTCAATGCAGGGGGCGGGTATTGCCTACCAGGAAGACTTCAACTCATTTGCAGATCTCGCCTGCAAACTCCGCAACATGCTTCGCAAAAGAGGCGATCGCGTGGTGTGCGATGATTTATATAGGTAG
- a CDS encoding XRE family transcriptional regulator: protein MLVGVLGETIKKRRKELSITQPHLAELANVSTNTLYKLERGQGNPSLDVLNKLAEVLGMELTLEVKKLSR, encoded by the coding sequence ATGTTAGTTGGAGTTCTTGGTGAAACAATCAAAAAAAGACGGAAGGAGTTGAGCATAACTCAACCTCACCTGGCAGAACTGGCAAATGTCAGTACAAACACGCTTTATAAATTAGAAAGAGGACAAGGTAATCCTTCGTTAGATGTGTTGAACAAATTGGCTGAAGTGTTGGGAATGGAGCTAACCCTTGAGGTGAAAAAGCTGTCCCGGTAA
- a CDS encoding phosphatidylinositol kinase, which translates to MEIYRNGTLAGTLTEENRKHYIFRYDDQYFNDLSKPPISLTLPKTYQEYSSNYLFPVFFNMLSEGVNRKFQSTHLKIDEDDHFGLLGATAQFDTIGAITVKPITVR; encoded by the coding sequence ATGGAAATATATCGCAACGGCACACTGGCCGGAACTCTGACAGAAGAGAACCGAAAGCATTATATTTTCAGATATGATGATCAATATTTCAACGATTTAAGTAAGCCACCGATCAGTTTGACATTACCCAAAACGTATCAGGAATATAGCAGCAATTATTTGTTTCCCGTTTTCTTCAATATGCTGAGTGAAGGAGTGAACAGGAAATTTCAAAGCACACATTTAAAAATAGACGAGGATGATCATTTTGGTTTACTGGGAGCAACAGCACAATTTGACACAATTGGAGCAATAACCGTAAAACCAATAACGGTAAGATGA
- a CDS encoding type II toxin-antitoxin system HipA family toxin: MNLTELKYCPGTLAEGFSTYSPGCFRNLFSGKRVNHVLPYEQPRQSEEVAEQFMENRKRISISGVQEKLSFLLEKNVLRLTREGEQGTYILKPIPVDLKKVDQVPANEHLTMQIAKQVYGLNTAENAMIFFRNGTPAYITKRFDVKENTGLPNGQGDKWGKEDFATLAGRTKDNAGTNFKYEYSYEEVGQLIRQFVPAWRVEIEKYFSLVVFNYLFSNGDAHLKNFSLLESPSGDYLLSPAYDLVNTKLHVDDTDFALEKGLFADKFKSDQYKKSGHPSKADFVEFALRIGVAESRVEKLLNPFLEKQDFVEILISRSFLAEANKRGYLLMYNTKRNYLIAQ, translated from the coding sequence ATGAACTTAACTGAATTAAAATATTGCCCGGGAACATTGGCAGAAGGTTTTTCTACTTATAGCCCGGGCTGCTTCCGGAATTTGTTCAGCGGCAAGAGGGTTAATCATGTTTTGCCCTATGAGCAGCCCCGGCAAAGCGAAGAAGTTGCAGAACAATTCATGGAAAATCGCAAACGCATATCCATATCCGGGGTTCAAGAAAAATTGAGCTTTCTTTTAGAGAAAAATGTATTGCGATTAACAAGGGAAGGAGAACAGGGAACATATATCCTTAAGCCGATACCAGTTGATTTAAAAAAAGTTGATCAGGTGCCGGCCAACGAGCATCTTACCATGCAAATAGCCAAACAAGTGTACGGTCTGAATACGGCAGAAAACGCTATGATTTTTTTTAGAAATGGTACACCTGCCTACATTACCAAAAGATTTGACGTTAAAGAAAACACCGGTCTGCCAAACGGACAGGGAGATAAGTGGGGCAAAGAAGATTTTGCAACACTTGCAGGAAGAACAAAAGACAATGCAGGTACAAACTTCAAATATGAATACAGCTATGAAGAGGTAGGTCAGCTGATCCGGCAATTTGTTCCGGCATGGCGCGTAGAAATAGAAAAGTATTTCTCGTTGGTTGTTTTCAATTACCTGTTCTCAAACGGAGACGCTCATTTAAAGAACTTTTCTCTTCTTGAATCACCAAGCGGAGATTATCTGTTGAGTCCTGCTTATGATTTGGTTAATACAAAACTTCATGTGGACGATACAGATTTTGCATTAGAAAAAGGACTGTTTGCAGACAAATTTAAAAGTGACCAGTACAAAAAAAGCGGTCATCCTTCTAAAGCAGACTTCGTGGAATTTGCACTGAGAATTGGAGTTGCAGAAAGCAGGGTTGAGAAGCTATTAAATCCTTTTTTAGAAAAGCAAGATTTTGTCGAAATACTCATCAGTCGTTCTTTTTTAGCTGAGGCCAACAAGAGAGGGTACTTGCTTATGTATAACACAAAAAGAAATTATTTAATCGCCCAATGA